The genomic DNA CGCCGGCCATCATCGCGCGGAAGTCGTCCGCCAGGTCGGCGGGCTCGGCGACGATGTCCACGGTGCCGAGCAGCGCGGAGGAGATCTGCCGCAGCTGGGCGACCTCCCAGTCGGTGCCGACGCCGCGGCAGTCGGCGGTGAACACGCCGGTGACCCGGTCGAGGGCGGCCTGGAAGTCGGTGGCCTTCTCGTGCTCGTTCTTGCCGTCGGTGAGCAGGATGCCGTGCCGGATTCCGGCGGCGGGCATCGAGGAGAACAACTGCTGGGCCTTGCTGAGCCAGGTGCCGATCGCGGTGCCGCCGTTCGGCTTGAGCTTGCGCAGCGCCTCCTTGGCCTGGGCGCGGGTGGCGGCGTCGGCTATCGCCAGACGGCCCTGCCCGGGGTAGATCTCGACCGCCTCGTGGGTGCCGGCGACCACCGCGAAGGCGACGCCGTCGCGCAGCGTGTCGACGGCGACCGCGGTGGCCTCCCGGGCGTTGCGCATCTTGCTGGCCGGGTAGTCCATCGAGCCGGAGCAGTCGATCATGATGACCACGGCGGCGTCGGCCCCGGCCGCCCCGTCGAGCGGGCCGGCCGGGCGGCCGATCGGGCGGCCCCCGGTGGTGCCGCCGCCGGTGGCGGTGACCGTGACGATCGCGTTGACCTCCCGCGATCCCTCGGCGAGGTACTCATTCTGGAAGACGTCGACGTCGAACCGGGGACGGTCGGGCCGGGACAGCGAGGCCATGCGGAAGAGCTCCTGTCAGTGGGTGGAGGATCCGGGTGCGTAGGCGGGGCGGTCCGGCAGGGTGGCGGCGTGGCCGTCGTGCCGGGGCTGCTGGACCGGCAGGTCCAGCAGGGTGGCTTCGTGGGACTGCGGCTCGGTGCGCGGGGTGATCGGCAGCACCGCGACGGTGATGTTGTCGTGGCCGCCGGCGGCGACCGCGAAGTCGACCAGCGCGCGGGCGGCGGCCAGCGGCTGGGTGCGGGCGTCGGCCCGGACGAAGAACGCCAGGTCGGTGGCGGCCTCGGCGTAGTTCCACAGGCCGTCGGTGCAGATCAGCAGGACGCCCGGGACGTGCGGCGTGAAGCTGACGGTGTGCGGGACCAGCTCCTCGGCGTCGGCGCCGAGCCAGCCGGTGATGGCGTGGGCGCGGGGGTCCGCGTACGCCTCGGCCTCGCTCAGGTAGCCGGCCGCGACCATCCGGGCGGCCCAGGAGTCGTCCTCGGTCAGCCGGTACGGCTCGGCGGTCTCCCGGTCGTCCGGGATCCAGTACGCCCGGGTGTCGCCGACCCAGCCGATGGTGACCAGGCCGGCCGCGGCGACGGCGCTGACGTAGGTGCAGGCGGGGGCGTTCAGCCGGCCGGACTCGTTGGCGGGGGTCCGTCCGTCGTACGCCAGGTCGGTGACCGCCCGGGCGGCGGTGCCGATCGCGGTGCGCATGGCGGCCACCGGGTCGGTGCCCTGCTCGAGCGCGGTCAGCAGTGACTCGGAGGCGGCGTCCACGGCGGTGGCGGAGGCCTCGTCGGGGCGGGCCGAGGAGGAGACGCCGTCGCAGACGACCGCGATCACGGCCTGCTCGCCGTCCGGGAGCGAGGTGCCGGCGATGGTGAAGGCGTCCTCGTTGCGGTGGTGCCGCAGGCCCCGGTCGCTGACCCCGGCCACGCCGGTGAGCGAACGCTCCTGGTG from Kitasatospora terrestris includes the following:
- a CDS encoding VWA domain-containing protein is translated as MASLSRPDRPRFDVDVFQNEYLAEGSREVNAIVTVTATGGGTTGGRPIGRPAGPLDGAAGADAAVVIMIDCSGSMDYPASKMRNAREATAVAVDTLRDGVAFAVVAGTHEAVEIYPGQGRLAIADAATRAQAKEALRKLKPNGGTAIGTWLSKAQQLFSSMPAAGIRHGILLTDGKNEHEKATDFQAALDRVTGVFTADCRGVGTDWEVAQLRQISSALLGTVDIVAEPADLADDFRAMMAGAMSKQIADVALKVWTPANASVKYVKQVAPSVEDLTARRTEAGPRAGFYPTGHWGDESRDYHVSVEVPAAAVGNEMLAARISLVLPQPDGTEEVLGQGLVRAVWTDDLASSTRINAQVAHYTGQAELASSIQDGLAAHRAGDVDTATALLGRAVRLAHAGGNDGTLKLLQKVVDVVDAKEGTVRFRRNVNEADSMALDSRSTVTVRVKKK
- a CDS encoding PP2C family serine/threonine-protein phosphatase — its product is MPQVTECPNCAEPLDPEDAFCGACGADLNSPPSGPPSGPPTVEATLAAELPSVRDDASAAPAGPGAGVGVGVGQDGSAAPSGAAVCAHCGADQVAADGYCEACGQSQPKPRDHQERSLTGVAGVSDRGLRHHRNEDAFTIAGTSLPDGEQAVIAVVCDGVSSSARPDEASATAVDAASESLLTALEQGTDPVAAMRTAIGTAARAVTDLAYDGRTPANESGRLNAPACTYVSAVAAAGLVTIGWVGDTRAYWIPDDRETAEPYRLTEDDSWAARMVAAGYLSEAEAYADPRAHAITGWLGADAEELVPHTVSFTPHVPGVLLICTDGLWNYAEAATDLAFFVRADARTQPLAAARALVDFAVAAGGHDNITVAVLPITPRTEPQSHEATLLDLPVQQPRHDGHAATLPDRPAYAPGSSTH